The genomic region AGAGCGCTTCGGCAACGCACTGGCAGAAATCACCCACCGGGACTTCCAGCGACGCACCCGCCTCGTGCCCGATGGCAATGGCGGATTTCACCTGCACGGAGAGAAGTTCTACTGCACAGGAGCTCTTTTTGCGCATTGGATTCCCACGCTGGCAGTCGTGGAGGAAAGCGGACGCCCAGTCACCTACCTTGCCTTCGTACCGCGCACAGCGCAGGGCGTTCATATTACCGACGACTGGGATGGATTTGGCCAACGGGTCACGGGCAGTGGCTCCGTGCGCTTTGACGGCGTACGCGTAGAGCCGCACTGGGTCGTTCCGTTCCTGGCTTCGTTCGAGAGACCCACACCGATCGGGCCACTGGCACAGCTTCTGCACGCGTCCATTGATCTGGGTCTGGCCCGAGGTGCATTTGCTGCCATGCTGCCGTATGTGCGCGAACACGCACGGCCCTGGATCGATGCAAACGTGGAACACGCTGCCGACGACCCGCTGCTCGTGCAACAGGTGGGGGATATCGCGGTGGGCATTCGAGCAGCCGAGGCGCTGGTACGCCGCGCAGCCCGCTTCGTAGATGCAGCGCAGGCGCAAGCCACCGAACAAAGCGTGGCCGAGGCATCCATTGCTGTCGCTGAGGCACGTGCCCTCACCACCACCGCATCGCTGGACGCCGGTACCCGACTGTTCGAACTGGCTGGCACCTCTGCCACCACGGGCCAGAAGGGACTGGACCGTTTCTGGCGCAACGCTCGCACCCATACCCTGCACGACCCTGTGCGCTGGAAGTACCACGCTGTAGGCAACTTCTACCTCAACGGTCGCTTTCCGCCACGCCACGGTGCACTCTGAATCGTTCACTTTCCCTCGGACACAACCTTTCGCTCAACATGTTGAAAAGCAAACTTCTGCGTAGACTTTCTGTATTTCTGGGCTCGGCAGCACTCTGCGCAAGCGTGCTCGCTGCGCCCCTCAAGATTGGCGTTGTGCCGGGTATCTTTGCCGATTCCGTCGCCGTAGCGGCTGCTGAGGCACGCAAGCAGGGCCTGGAGATTCAGGTGGTGGAATTTACGGACTGGACCACGCCCAACGTGGCGCTGGATGCAGGTGATATTGACCTGAACTACTACCAGAACAGCAACTACCTTGCGAATGCTGTGCGTACCAGAGGATTCCCCTTCGTCAGCGTGCAGCCGGGCATCCTGTCCTACCTGGGGCTGTACTCCACCAAACACAAAACCCTGGCAGACGTTCCCCAGGGCGCACGCGTAGCGATTGCCAGTGACCCCGTCAACATCGGGCGGGCGCTGCGGTTGCTGCAGCACGCAGGCTTGATCACCTTGCGCCCCGACACAGGCCTGCTTGGCACGACAGCGGACATCCAGACCAACCCGAAGAAGCTGCAGTTCGTCGAGATTGAAGGTCCCCAACTGGTACGCGCCACGCAGGATGTG from Acidovorax sp. DW039 harbors:
- a CDS encoding SfnB family sulfur acquisition oxidoreductase, whose translation is MSALLAPIHSNPIARPEPTPAQAPRNTPHRITTDAEAITAAQRYAAHIAPGAAQRDRERLLPWDALEDFVATGLWTITVPKAYDGPGLSAGILAEVTALISAADGSLGQIPQNHFYALEVLRVGGSDEQKRFFYNRVLAGERFGNALAEITHRDFQRRTRLVPDGNGGFHLHGEKFYCTGALFAHWIPTLAVVEESGRPVTYLAFVPRTAQGVHITDDWDGFGQRVTGSGSVRFDGVRVEPHWVVPFLASFERPTPIGPLAQLLHASIDLGLARGAFAAMLPYVREHARPWIDANVEHAADDPLLVQQVGDIAVGIRAAEALVRRAARFVDAAQAQATEQSVAEASIAVAEARALTTTASLDAGTRLFELAGTSATTGQKGLDRFWRNARTHTLHDPVRWKYHAVGNFYLNGRFPPRHGAL
- a CDS encoding MetQ/NlpA family ABC transporter substrate-binding protein, with the protein product MLKSKLLRRLSVFLGSAALCASVLAAPLKIGVVPGIFADSVAVAAAEARKQGLEIQVVEFTDWTTPNVALDAGDIDLNYYQNSNYLANAVRTRGFPFVSVQPGILSYLGLYSTKHKTLADVPQGARVAIASDPVNIGRALRLLQHAGLITLRPDTGLLGTTADIQTNPKKLQFVEIEGPQLVRATQDVDLAQGFPYFIIPSKAFDATRGLAYTSYEDDSWAIQFVARKDRAADPRIAQFLNIYKTSDAVRKAIHAFYLNDAKLYRLTWLKQP